From the Paramormyrops kingsleyae isolate MSU_618 unplaced genomic scaffold, PKINGS_0.4 ups41, whole genome shotgun sequence genome, one window contains:
- the LOC140586346 gene encoding uncharacterized protein isoform X3 → MINSHILPYYFSVSSKLNGDLLHNIQTQVFFHRSLPAVLSLPSSTMKIQLHNQQFSYFLCQANKMRLSGVLCDTVIVVENQTFKAHSLVLACASKKLENHLTSKEDGQQHHCTLNRLSSHTFQQILDYVYMETLEVSAEDLRELLNAAQLLEMHQLGQQCHAQLETLNLTAGGRQLLAPLEVAGIVGEGLTEMLPSSPPLEEQSVTSPSPPHHYKKPKTDNALPVTVPPRVSVIASTTTRLPNPSSCRSPRLGWHPVTASPRMTLTSTDFMAIRSLHPPEHLVACPFPVPNPMYPLFSSPALPQGHNPIMGYAGIFHPLHPALLPGSHELAMTVKNNLPSKGDSVDGALMGSTAEDDKRKLPEAIDKTFHCQQPGEIRDSHLLQTHAVSHPDSNLHTPLCSTGRVFAMPSLWQKLQEPGIPQGAAVSAQHDLGPHLHRLQTLLSQPCRLTPPPKAAHTPKRHDTGLQVLRALFP, encoded by the exons ATGATAAATTCCCACATCCTGCCTTATTATTTCTCTGTCTCCAGCAAACTGAATGGAGATCTCTTACACAACATTCAAACCCAAGTCTTTTTTCACCGTTCTCTACCTGCTGTTCTATCCTTACCAAGTTCCACAATGAAGATCCAGCTCCACAACCAACAGTTTTCCTACTTCTTGTGTCAAGCCAATAAGATGCGGCTGTCCGGTGTTCTCTGTGACACAGTCATTGTGGTGGAAAACCAGACATTCAAGGCCCACAGTCTTGTGCTGGCTTGTGCCAGCAAGAAGCTGGAGAACCATCTTACTAGCAAAGaagatggccagcaacaccacTGCACTCTCAATAGACTCTCTTCCCACACCTTCCAGCAGATTCTTGACTATGTTTACATGGAGACCCTTGAGGTCTCTGCTGAAGACCTACGTGAACTTCTAAATGCAGCCCAGCTCTTAGAAATGCATCAGCTTGGGCAACAGTGCCATGCTCAGCTTGAGACCCTGAACTTGACAGCTGGTGGAAGGCAGCTGTTGGCACCACTGGAAGTGGCTGGGATAGTGGGAGAGGGACTCACAGAGATGCTTCCAAGCAGTCCACCACTGGAGGAACAGTCTGTTACTTCTCCATCTCCTCCCCACCACTACAAAAAACCCAAGACAGACAATGCCTTACCTGTTACTGTGCCTCCAAGGGTAAGTGTGATAGCTAGCACTACCACAAGACTGCCCAACCCCTCTTCCTGCCGATCTCCTAGGCTAGGATGGCATCCGGTCACTGCTTCTCCACGCATGACTCTGACTAGCACTGACTTCATGGCCATTCGCTCTCTCCACCCCCCGGAACATTTAGTGGCATGTCCCTTCCCTGTGCCAAATCCCATGTACCCCCTCTTTTCCTCACCTGCCCTGCCCCAAGGCCACAATCCCATTATGGGCTACGCAGGGATCTTCCACCCTCTTCATCCTGCACTCCTGCCTGGATCCCATGAGCTGGCAATGACAGTCAAGAATAATTTACCAAGTAAAGGTGATTCGGTGGATGGAGCACTGATGGGTAGCACTGCTGAGGATGACAAGAG GAAGCTTCCAGAAGCAATAGACAAGACATTCCATTGTCAGCAGCCTGGCGAGATCCGAGACAGCCACCTTCTCCAGACCCACGCTGTTTCTCACCCGG ACAGTAACCTCCACACCCCTCTCTGCAGCACCGGCAGAGTCTTTGCTATGCCTTCTCTGTGGCAAAAGCTTCAGGAGCCAGGCATCCCCCAGGGAGCAGCAGTCTCTGCACAGCACGATCTGGGGCCACATCTGCACCGACTGCAGACGCTCCTTTCCCAGCCATGCCGCCTTACGCCGCCACCAAAGGCTGCACACAC GCCCAAGCGACATGACACTGGGCTGCAAGTACTGCGGGCGCTATTTCCGTGA
- the LOC140586346 gene encoding uncharacterized protein isoform X1 — MINSHILPYYFSVSSKLNGDLLHNIQTQVFFHRSLPAVLSLPSSTMKIQLHNQQFSYFLCQANKMRLSGVLCDTVIVVENQTFKAHSLVLACASKKLENHLTSKEDGQQHHCTLNRLSSHTFQQILDYVYMETLEVSAEDLRELLNAAQLLEMHQLGQQCHAQLETLNLTAGGRQLLAPLEVAGIVGEGLTEMLPSSPPLEEQSVTSPSPPHHYKKPKTDNALPVTVPPRVSVIASTTTRLPNPSSCRSPRLGWHPVTASPRMTLTSTDFMAIRSLHPPEHLVACPFPVPNPMYPLFSSPALPQGHNPIMGYAGIFHPLHPALLPGSHELAMTVKNNLPSKGDSVDGALMGSTAEDDKRKLPEAIDKTFHCQQPGEIRDSHLLQTHAVSHPAPAESLLCLLCGKSFRSQASPREQQSLHSTIWGHICTDCRRSFPSHAALRRHQRLHTRPSDMTLGCKYCGRYFRDEGSLRSHRRVHSGEKPYQCERCPKRFSLKHQLDTHHRVHTGTVHGLCSTPACSNLTCTVTLLPCLASTCTLTTQFALLWP; from the exons ATGATAAATTCCCACATCCTGCCTTATTATTTCTCTGTCTCCAGCAAACTGAATGGAGATCTCTTACACAACATTCAAACCCAAGTCTTTTTTCACCGTTCTCTACCTGCTGTTCTATCCTTACCAAGTTCCACAATGAAGATCCAGCTCCACAACCAACAGTTTTCCTACTTCTTGTGTCAAGCCAATAAGATGCGGCTGTCCGGTGTTCTCTGTGACACAGTCATTGTGGTGGAAAACCAGACATTCAAGGCCCACAGTCTTGTGCTGGCTTGTGCCAGCAAGAAGCTGGAGAACCATCTTACTAGCAAAGaagatggccagcaacaccacTGCACTCTCAATAGACTCTCTTCCCACACCTTCCAGCAGATTCTTGACTATGTTTACATGGAGACCCTTGAGGTCTCTGCTGAAGACCTACGTGAACTTCTAAATGCAGCCCAGCTCTTAGAAATGCATCAGCTTGGGCAACAGTGCCATGCTCAGCTTGAGACCCTGAACTTGACAGCTGGTGGAAGGCAGCTGTTGGCACCACTGGAAGTGGCTGGGATAGTGGGAGAGGGACTCACAGAGATGCTTCCAAGCAGTCCACCACTGGAGGAACAGTCTGTTACTTCTCCATCTCCTCCCCACCACTACAAAAAACCCAAGACAGACAATGCCTTACCTGTTACTGTGCCTCCAAGGGTAAGTGTGATAGCTAGCACTACCACAAGACTGCCCAACCCCTCTTCCTGCCGATCTCCTAGGCTAGGATGGCATCCGGTCACTGCTTCTCCACGCATGACTCTGACTAGCACTGACTTCATGGCCATTCGCTCTCTCCACCCCCCGGAACATTTAGTGGCATGTCCCTTCCCTGTGCCAAATCCCATGTACCCCCTCTTTTCCTCACCTGCCCTGCCCCAAGGCCACAATCCCATTATGGGCTACGCAGGGATCTTCCACCCTCTTCATCCTGCACTCCTGCCTGGATCCCATGAGCTGGCAATGACAGTCAAGAATAATTTACCAAGTAAAGGTGATTCGGTGGATGGAGCACTGATGGGTAGCACTGCTGAGGATGACAAGAG GAAGCTTCCAGAAGCAATAGACAAGACATTCCATTGTCAGCAGCCTGGCGAGATCCGAGACAGCCACCTTCTCCAGACCCACGCTGTTTCTCACCCGG CACCGGCAGAGTCTTTGCTATGCCTTCTCTGTGGCAAAAGCTTCAGGAGCCAGGCATCCCCCAGGGAGCAGCAGTCTCTGCACAGCACGATCTGGGGCCACATCTGCACCGACTGCAGACGCTCCTTTCCCAGCCATGCCGCCTTACGCCGCCACCAAAGGCTGCACACAC GCCCAAGCGACATGACACTGGGCTGCAAGTACTGCGGGCGCTATTTCCGTGATGAGGGCTCTTTGCGCTCCCACCGCCGTGTCCACAGTGGGGAGAAGCCCTATCAGTGCGAACGCTGCCCCAAGAGGTTCAGCCTGAAGCACCAACTAGACACCCACCATAGGGTGCATACCGGTACAGTGCATGGCCTATGCAGCACTCCTGCATGCAGCAATCTCACCTGCACAGTCACTCTGCTACCTTGCCTTGCATCTACATGCACCCTAACCACACAGTTTGCCCTATTGTGGCCCTAA
- the LOC140586346 gene encoding uncharacterized protein isoform X2 has protein sequence MKIQLHNQQFSYFLCQANKMRLSGVLCDTVIVVENQTFKAHSLVLACASKKLENHLTSKEDGQQHHCTLNRLSSHTFQQILDYVYMETLEVSAEDLRELLNAAQLLEMHQLGQQCHAQLETLNLTAGGRQLLAPLEVAGIVGEGLTEMLPSSPPLEEQSVTSPSPPHHYKKPKTDNALPVTVPPRVSVIASTTTRLPNPSSCRSPRLGWHPVTASPRMTLTSTDFMAIRSLHPPEHLVACPFPVPNPMYPLFSSPALPQGHNPIMGYAGIFHPLHPALLPGSHELAMTVKNNLPSKGDSVDGALMGSTAEDDKRKLPEAIDKTFHCQQPGEIRDSHLLQTHAVSHPAPAESLLCLLCGKSFRSQASPREQQSLHSTIWGHICTDCRRSFPSHAALRRHQRLHTRPSDMTLGCKYCGRYFRDEGSLRSHRRVHSGEKPYQCERCPKRFSLKHQLDTHHRVHTGEKPFECRLCGQRSRDYSAMIKHLRTHGGAAPYQCTICLEFCSSLAAMQKHIKTHPAKDFPAEWSINSTYLYTCHN, from the exons ATGAAGATCCAGCTCCACAACCAACAGTTTTCCTACTTCTTGTGTCAAGCCAATAAGATGCGGCTGTCCGGTGTTCTCTGTGACACAGTCATTGTGGTGGAAAACCAGACATTCAAGGCCCACAGTCTTGTGCTGGCTTGTGCCAGCAAGAAGCTGGAGAACCATCTTACTAGCAAAGaagatggccagcaacaccacTGCACTCTCAATAGACTCTCTTCCCACACCTTCCAGCAGATTCTTGACTATGTTTACATGGAGACCCTTGAGGTCTCTGCTGAAGACCTACGTGAACTTCTAAATGCAGCCCAGCTCTTAGAAATGCATCAGCTTGGGCAACAGTGCCATGCTCAGCTTGAGACCCTGAACTTGACAGCTGGTGGAAGGCAGCTGTTGGCACCACTGGAAGTGGCTGGGATAGTGGGAGAGGGACTCACAGAGATGCTTCCAAGCAGTCCACCACTGGAGGAACAGTCTGTTACTTCTCCATCTCCTCCCCACCACTACAAAAAACCCAAGACAGACAATGCCTTACCTGTTACTGTGCCTCCAAGGGTAAGTGTGATAGCTAGCACTACCACAAGACTGCCCAACCCCTCTTCCTGCCGATCTCCTAGGCTAGGATGGCATCCGGTCACTGCTTCTCCACGCATGACTCTGACTAGCACTGACTTCATGGCCATTCGCTCTCTCCACCCCCCGGAACATTTAGTGGCATGTCCCTTCCCTGTGCCAAATCCCATGTACCCCCTCTTTTCCTCACCTGCCCTGCCCCAAGGCCACAATCCCATTATGGGCTACGCAGGGATCTTCCACCCTCTTCATCCTGCACTCCTGCCTGGATCCCATGAGCTGGCAATGACAGTCAAGAATAATTTACCAAGTAAAGGTGATTCGGTGGATGGAGCACTGATGGGTAGCACTGCTGAGGATGACAAGAG GAAGCTTCCAGAAGCAATAGACAAGACATTCCATTGTCAGCAGCCTGGCGAGATCCGAGACAGCCACCTTCTCCAGACCCACGCTGTTTCTCACCCGG CACCGGCAGAGTCTTTGCTATGCCTTCTCTGTGGCAAAAGCTTCAGGAGCCAGGCATCCCCCAGGGAGCAGCAGTCTCTGCACAGCACGATCTGGGGCCACATCTGCACCGACTGCAGACGCTCCTTTCCCAGCCATGCCGCCTTACGCCGCCACCAAAGGCTGCACACAC GCCCAAGCGACATGACACTGGGCTGCAAGTACTGCGGGCGCTATTTCCGTGATGAGGGCTCTTTGCGCTCCCACCGCCGTGTCCACAGTGGGGAGAAGCCCTATCAGTGCGAACGCTGCCCCAAGAGGTTCAGCCTGAAGCACCAACTAGACACCCACCATAGGGTGCATACCG gtGAGAAACCTTTCGAGTGTCGGCTGTGTGGCCAGCGTTCCCGCGACTACTCAGCAATGATCAAGCACCTCCGCACACATGGGGGCGCTGCACCCTACCAGTGCACCATCTGCCTGGAGTTCTGCAGCAGCCTGGCCGCCATGCAGAAGCACATCAAGACTCACCCTGCGAAGGACTTCCCAGCAGAATGGAGCATCAACAGCACCTACTTGTATACCTGCCACAACTGA